A region of Coleofasciculus chthonoplastes PCC 7420 DNA encodes the following proteins:
- a CDS encoding thermonuclease family protein, producing MNSNTAYPNRLIALLISCSFLLLLGGCQSKQVTPGIPVQVQQVVSGQTIEVLDTTQQPALIVRVRLIGIEAPDLRQQPWGTAAKTRIEQLIGETRGQQMVLQSVFLEPDVQTKDSFGRWLAYVWHDGVMLNEQLIKEGYVLATPRSPNNKYNERLIRAQEYARIMGYGIWSPEQPLRLTPAEFRRRNP from the coding sequence GTGAACAGCAATACAGCTTATCCCAACCGCCTTATCGCCCTCCTAATTAGCTGTAGCTTTCTCCTTTTACTGGGAGGATGTCAATCTAAACAAGTTACTCCTGGTATCCCTGTACAAGTCCAACAAGTCGTCAGTGGACAAACCATCGAGGTATTAGATACCACTCAACAACCCGCCTTAATTGTTCGGGTACGGTTAATTGGTATAGAAGCACCCGACTTGAGACAACAGCCTTGGGGAACCGCAGCCAAAACTCGGATTGAACAACTTATCGGTGAAACGAGGGGTCAACAAATGGTACTGCAATCGGTTTTCTTAGAACCTGATGTGCAAACCAAAGACAGTTTTGGTCGCTGGTTAGCCTACGTTTGGCATGATGGAGTCATGCTCAATGAGCAACTGATTAAAGAAGGATATGTTTTAGCGACACCGCGATCGCCTAATAATAAATATAATGAACGCCTAATCCGCGCTCAGGAATACGCCAGGATTATGGGATATGGCATTTGGAGCCCGGAACAACCCCTCCGTTTAACCCCTGCTGAATTTCGGCGACGCAATCCTTAG
- a CDS encoding ferrochelatase, translating to MVATPEKVQSIPTSNPEGGDRVAVLLMGYGEVESYEDFANYNEQALNLLTAKFAPVPTWVYPPLAKLLAVFDFHEWGHQHNNFISPHNQIFEQQRAGIEQHLQEKWGDRVQVFKAFNFCAPFLPEQVLEQIKAQGFDKLLIYPLLVVDSIFTSGIAVEQVNNALVKLTEGDEHWLKGQRYIPSFYNEPAYIDLMAQMVEEKIAADLASAYLPSQIGIVLMNHGCPHEAKGFTSGIMESEALYERVREKLIYKYPLISVGWLNHQTPLIKWTQPNTELAAQNLIDLGAKAIVFMPIGFATENHETLLDVHHIIHALEHRNSDVTYVQMPCVNDHPDFLAMVADWANPQIEALLAETAIAVNPESASSHHHHHHHHHDH from the coding sequence GTGGTTGCCACTCCTGAAAAAGTCCAATCAATACCCACATCTAACCCAGAAGGCGGCGATCGCGTTGCCGTTTTACTCATGGGTTACGGGGAAGTCGAAAGTTACGAAGATTTTGCCAACTATAACGAGCAAGCCTTAAACTTATTAACCGCTAAGTTTGCGCCTGTACCCACCTGGGTGTATCCCCCCTTAGCCAAACTGTTAGCCGTTTTTGATTTCCATGAGTGGGGACATCAGCACAACAATTTCATCTCCCCCCACAACCAAATTTTTGAGCAGCAACGAGCCGGAATTGAACAACACCTGCAAGAAAAATGGGGCGATCGCGTCCAAGTCTTTAAGGCGTTTAACTTCTGCGCTCCGTTTTTACCGGAACAAGTGCTGGAGCAGATTAAAGCCCAAGGCTTTGATAAACTGCTAATTTATCCCCTCCTCGTCGTTGATTCTATCTTCACCAGTGGCATTGCCGTCGAACAGGTGAATAATGCCTTAGTCAAGTTGACGGAGGGCGATGAACATTGGCTCAAAGGACAACGGTATATCCCGTCGTTTTACAACGAACCCGCCTACATTGACTTGATGGCGCAGATGGTAGAGGAAAAAATTGCGGCTGATTTAGCCTCTGCTTACTTACCCTCTCAAATTGGCATTGTTCTGATGAACCATGGTTGTCCCCATGAGGCAAAGGGATTTACCTCCGGCATCATGGAAAGTGAGGCATTGTATGAACGGGTACGGGAAAAGCTAATTTATAAGTATCCTTTAATTTCAGTGGGTTGGCTGAATCACCAAACCCCTCTGATTAAGTGGACACAACCCAATACTGAGTTAGCCGCGCAGAATCTGATTGATTTAGGGGCAAAAGCGATCGTATTTATGCCGATTGGCTTTGCCACAGAAAATCATGAAACCTTGCTGGATGTTCATCACATTATTCACGCTTTAGAGCATCGTAACTCTGATGTGACCTATGTACAGATGCCTTGTGTCAATGATCATCCTGACTTTTTAGCCATGGTGGCAGATTGGGCAAATCCTCAGATTGAAGCGCTTTTAGCCGAAACTGCGATCGCGGTTAATCCGGAATCAGCTTCCAGTCATCATCATCACCATCATCATCACCACGATCACTAA
- a CDS encoding ATP-binding protein: protein MICHFLIGSPSSGKSTLAAKLTQLEPKAVIVSTDAIRAQLFGDENIQGDWSLIEAQVLQQIHRSIADGNPVIYDATNAKPEWRRSLLPKISGETVRWLAWYLTTPLETCKVWNRQRQRQVPDQVIEDFYRALRDHPPQTNEGFLAVNSVNLVDTESDIWQMFNQSIGRDAPWRVSTCNLKDRQD, encoded by the coding sequence ATGATCTGTCATTTTCTCATAGGTTCTCCCAGTTCTGGTAAGTCTACTCTAGCTGCCAAATTAACTCAACTCGAACCTAAAGCGGTGATTGTGTCCACAGACGCGATCCGGGCGCAGTTATTTGGGGATGAGAACATCCAAGGGGATTGGTCATTGATTGAGGCGCAAGTGTTACAGCAAATTCATCGATCCATTGCCGATGGAAACCCGGTGATTTACGATGCAACCAATGCCAAACCCGAATGGCGGCGATCGCTTTTGCCCAAGATATCCGGTGAAACCGTGCGCTGGCTAGCCTGGTATCTTACCACTCCCCTGGAAACCTGCAAAGTTTGGAACCGACAGCGCCAGCGCCAAGTTCCTGATCAGGTGATTGAGGATTTTTATCGCGCATTACGAGATCATCCGCCTCAAACCAACGAGGGATTTTTAGCGGTAAATTCGGTCAATCTAGTGGATACAGAATCGGATATCTGGCAAATGTTCAACCAATCAATCGGTAGAGACGCGCCATGGCGCGTCTCTACTTGTAATCTTAAAGATAGGCAGGATTGA
- the psbZ gene encoding photosystem II reaction center protein PsbZ: MSILFQISLAALVILSFVMVVGVPVAYATPQNWEQSKNLIWLGSGLWLALVIVVGILNYFVVA; encoded by the coding sequence ATGTCTATCTTATTTCAAATATCACTGGCAGCTTTGGTTATTTTGTCATTCGTCATGGTGGTGGGTGTCCCTGTCGCCTATGCTACCCCCCAAAACTGGGAGCAATCAAAAAACTTGATTTGGCTAGGTTCAGGGCTTTGGCTGGCTCTGGTTATTGTGGTTGGCATCCTGAACTATTTTGTGGTAGCCTGA
- a CDS encoding 2Fe-2S iron-sulfur cluster-binding protein yields MTRFYKITIHHRQTNTQHTLEVPSDRYILQAAEDQGVQLPFSCRNGACTTCAVRVLSGDIYQPEAMGLSPALREKGYALLCVGYPRSDIEVETQDEDEVYELQFGRYFGKGKIRFGLPLDED; encoded by the coding sequence ATGACTCGATTCTATAAAATTACCATTCACCATCGTCAAACCAATACCCAACATACCCTAGAAGTCCCAAGCGATCGCTACATTCTCCAAGCCGCAGAAGACCAAGGCGTACAACTCCCATTTTCTTGTCGCAATGGCGCTTGCACCACCTGTGCGGTGCGTGTCCTCTCCGGTGACATCTATCAACCGGAAGCCATGGGATTGTCTCCAGCGCTGCGCGAAAAAGGGTACGCACTTTTATGTGTGGGGTATCCCCGTTCTGACATAGAAGTCGAAACCCAGGATGAGGATGAAGTCTACGAACTCCAGTTTGGGCGCTATTTTGGTAAAGGCAAGATTCGGTTTGGATTGCCCTTAGATGAGGATTAA
- the ribH gene encoding 6,7-dimethyl-8-ribityllumazine synthase translates to MAVFEGNFTSASSLRLAIIIGRFNDLVTEKLLAGCQDCLKRHGVDPNPHGSQVDYIWVPGSFEVPLMARQAALSHRYDAVICLGAVIRGQTPHFDYVAAEVSKGIAAASFQTGIPVVFGVLTADTMQQALERAGIKSNKGWEYAMSALEMASLMQQFKGQNGSTSYNAYDPAGTPQSLPVSSGRSLPSESASEYNESGNS, encoded by the coding sequence ATGGCAGTTTTTGAGGGAAATTTCACATCAGCCAGCTCCCTGCGCTTGGCAATTATCATCGGTCGATTTAATGATCTCGTGACAGAGAAACTATTAGCCGGGTGTCAAGATTGCCTGAAACGCCACGGTGTTGATCCCAATCCTCATGGCTCCCAAGTTGATTATATTTGGGTGCCCGGTAGTTTTGAAGTCCCTCTCATGGCTCGTCAAGCTGCCCTTAGCCATCGCTATGATGCGGTGATTTGCTTGGGCGCTGTCATTCGCGGTCAAACCCCCCATTTTGATTATGTGGCGGCTGAAGTCTCTAAGGGCATTGCCGCCGCTAGCTTTCAAACTGGAATCCCTGTCGTCTTTGGGGTTCTAACGGCTGATACGATGCAGCAAGCCTTAGAACGAGCAGGAATCAAGAGTAATAAGGGTTGGGAATATGCCATGAGTGCCTTAGAAATGGCGAGTTTAATGCAGCAGTTCAAGGGGCAAAATGGCTCAACCTCTTATAATGCTTATGATCCGGCAGGAACTCCTCAGTCCTTGCCTGTTTCATCAGGGCGGTCTCTTCCTTCAGAGTCAGCTTCAGAATACAATGAGTCTGGGAATTCATGA
- a CDS encoding glutamate-5-semialdehyde dehydrogenase: MEASDPTPQSNPVIARAYRASVVLATTKGVERSRGVQAMVKALQNAFDDILDANTMDLEASREMAVPELVLDWLKLTPERLQIAIGILQRIGELSDPIRRVMNASYQLDHSQTYCQMMPLGVIALIYEAFPELGAIAAGFCIKTGNSLILKGSSEASQSNQVIAEALQNALDEAGLPSGCLELFPSEQGASMRDLVTRDDYLNLVIPYGRPTLVQQVLQQATVPVLRSAMGNCYLYWSESGTWDGVRSIILDSHASIPDPVNAIEKVLIHRNQKPSSLMNLCKSLSDKGFKLKADAELVAKFPDQLTLASESEWSQPYLDKVVAFKLVDNTEDAIAWINQYSSRHADCLVTESYLESRQFSLKVDSASVYLNSSPRFSRNPKRGDSVFLGMSNQKGYRRGMITLETLTTLKQVVQGNGQF, translated from the coding sequence ATGGAAGCCTCTGATCCTACGCCTCAGTCCAACCCTGTGATTGCCAGAGCATATCGGGCATCTGTGGTTTTGGCAACCACAAAAGGAGTTGAGCGATCGCGTGGCGTTCAAGCGATGGTAAAAGCCTTGCAAAATGCGTTTGATGATATCTTGGATGCCAATACCATGGACTTGGAAGCCAGTCGAGAAATGGCAGTTCCTGAGTTGGTATTAGATTGGCTGAAGCTGACGCCAGAACGACTCCAGATTGCGATTGGGATTTTGCAGCGGATTGGGGAATTATCTGATCCGATTCGTCGGGTGATGAATGCGTCTTATCAACTTGACCATTCTCAAACCTATTGTCAAATGATGCCGTTGGGCGTGATTGCCTTAATTTATGAGGCGTTCCCAGAGTTAGGTGCGATCGCGGCGGGTTTTTGCATTAAAACCGGAAATAGTTTGATATTAAAAGGAAGTAGCGAAGCCAGTCAATCCAATCAAGTGATTGCCGAAGCGTTACAGAACGCCTTGGACGAGGCGGGTTTACCCTCAGGTTGTTTGGAATTGTTCCCTTCCGAACAGGGGGCTTCTATGCGAGATTTAGTCACACGGGATGACTATTTAAACTTGGTGATTCCTTACGGACGCCCGACGCTAGTGCAGCAAGTTTTGCAACAAGCAACGGTACCCGTTTTAAGATCAGCAATGGGGAACTGCTATCTCTACTGGTCTGAATCAGGGACTTGGGATGGGGTGCGATCGATTATTTTAGACAGCCACGCCAGTATCCCTGATCCAGTGAATGCGATCGAAAAAGTCTTGATCCATCGTAATCAAAAGCCATCCTCGTTAATGAATCTCTGTAAGAGTTTGAGCGACAAGGGCTTCAAACTCAAAGCCGATGCCGAGTTAGTGGCAAAGTTTCCCGATCAATTAACTTTAGCGTCTGAATCGGAATGGAGTCAACCGTATTTAGATAAGGTTGTTGCCTTTAAATTAGTCGATAACACCGAAGACGCGATCGCGTGGATTAATCAATACAGTAGTCGCCACGCTGACTGCTTAGTTACTGAGTCTTATCTGGAAAGTCGCCAATTTTCTCTCAAAGTTGATAGTGCTTCGGTTTATCTCAATTCCTCACCGCGATTTTCCCGCAATCCCAAACGTGGGGACTCGGTGTTTCTGGGGATGTCCAATCAGAAAGGGTATCGTCGCGGGATGATTACGTTGGAGACGTTAACCACACTGAAACAAGTGGTTCAGGGGAATGGGCAGTTTTAG